From Deinococcus terrestris, a single genomic window includes:
- a CDS encoding mercuric reductase, whose protein sequence is MPDQTNDRTQPDVSKVEDTRDQATFESIARPSDPASDALQEIQGTAPSTGIGTHYDALVLGGGMAGVPLAHRLAYKGFKTALIERAELGGTCLNRGCIPTKTMIASARVAHQAYLSEQWGVETGEVRVHLGRVVDRKDELVRSIRAGSERNVAQNPNLTLLRGDARFVGARRLVVNGEEISAERVFIAVGTRNRVPQIEGLAGVPFLDSTTAMELREVPPHLVIVGGGYIGVEFAQMYRRFGSRVTVLQSAPHLLPSEDEDITTALREALEAEGIEVVVRARARRVEGGEGQVRVTASVDGEDRTYSGTHLMIAAGRMPNTDELGLEHTDVGLDGHGFIRINDRLETTAPGVWALGDVRGGPMFTHTARDDARIIYQNVVKGQDLSIRDRVVPWGVFTDPQLGRVGLSEREARVAGFKLKIGTYEARKVAKARANGETWGLIKVVADASTDRILGAAVLMAEGAELVHEFVTAMQLGARYTDLQDMIHIHPTLAEGLNNALGGVHYEEGLE, encoded by the coding sequence ATGCCCGACCAGACGAACGACCGCACGCAGCCCGACGTGAGCAAGGTCGAGGACACCCGTGACCAGGCGACGTTCGAGTCCATCGCCCGCCCCAGCGATCCTGCCAGTGACGCCTTGCAGGAGATCCAAGGGACGGCCCCGAGTACGGGAATAGGCACGCACTACGACGCCCTCGTGCTGGGCGGCGGGATGGCTGGCGTGCCCCTCGCGCACCGCCTCGCGTACAAGGGCTTCAAGACGGCCTTGATCGAACGGGCGGAACTCGGCGGGACCTGCCTGAACCGGGGCTGCATTCCCACCAAGACGATGATCGCCAGCGCCCGGGTCGCGCACCAGGCTTACCTGAGCGAGCAGTGGGGCGTGGAAACCGGCGAGGTGCGTGTGCATCTCGGAAGGGTGGTAGACCGCAAGGACGAACTGGTCCGCAGCATCCGTGCGGGGTCCGAGCGGAACGTCGCGCAAAACCCCAACCTCACGCTGCTCCGCGGGGACGCGCGGTTCGTCGGAGCACGGCGGCTCGTCGTCAATGGGGAGGAAATCAGTGCGGAGCGGGTCTTCATCGCGGTTGGGACGCGCAATCGGGTGCCCCAGATAGAGGGACTGGCAGGCGTGCCCTTCCTCGACTCCACCACGGCGATGGAACTCCGCGAGGTTCCCCCGCACCTGGTCATCGTGGGCGGCGGGTACATCGGGGTGGAGTTCGCACAGATGTACCGCCGCTTCGGCAGCCGGGTGACGGTGCTGCAAAGCGCGCCGCATCTGCTGCCGAGTGAGGACGAGGACATCACGACGGCGCTGAGGGAGGCGCTGGAGGCTGAGGGCATCGAGGTCGTCGTGAGGGCGCGTGCGCGGCGCGTGGAGGGCGGCGAGGGGCAGGTGCGGGTCACGGCCAGCGTGGACGGCGAGGACCGCACCTACTCTGGAACCCACCTGATGATTGCGGCGGGGCGCATGCCGAACACGGATGAGTTGGGTCTGGAGCATACCGACGTGGGCCTCGACGGGCACGGCTTCATCAGGATCAACGACCGACTGGAGACGACCGCGCCCGGTGTCTGGGCCTTGGGGGACGTGCGCGGCGGGCCGATGTTCACGCACACGGCGCGGGATGACGCGCGGATCATCTACCAGAACGTCGTCAAGGGGCAGGACCTCAGCATCAGGGACCGGGTGGTGCCGTGGGGGGTGTTCACGGACCCGCAACTCGGCCGGGTGGGGCTCTCCGAACGCGAGGCGCGGGTGGCGGGGTTCAAGCTGAAGATCGGGACGTACGAGGCGCGCAAGGTCGCCAAGGCGCGTGCGAATGGGGAGACGTGGGGGCTCATCAAGGTGGTGGCGGACGCGAGCACCGACCGCATCCTGGGAGCGGCGGTGCTGATGGCCGAGGGAGCGGAACTGGTGCACGAGTTCGTGACGGCGATGCAGCTCGGCGCCCGGTATACAGACTTGCAGGACATGATCCACATCCACCCGACCCTGGCGGAAGGCCTGAACAACGCGCTGGGCGGCGTGCATTACGAGGAAGGGCTGGAGTGA
- a CDS encoding Tn3 family transposase — translation MVRSSESLLTQAQREQFTRFPPLDEHLLSRYYLLGEDDLRLVRERRRDFNRLGFAVQLTVLRHLGRPLRSGETPPEEALAYLAEQLRVDAGCYGQYATRDPTRHEHFASLCQSLGYAELSRRLNDELREWLMPLAVVTNQPFPLMSALMDELRRRKVLVPRFSVLERLVHAARVRADQHTYGLLNLPLKGELPEKMDALLSPQDDEPISRFAWLGRPVGAPKAKHVLALLDRLAFVRTFPVQSNLRAFLPQSRLEHLAEEARRLSASHLGDFEPGRRRATLMAYLFDLSETLTDAVLDMHDRVMVGLLRDGEREAAEVFREQGPPLVKQLGTFKSVCAAVIAAREQGADPYQAIEAVVNWQQLVETVREREVVRAEQLDPLHCALKGYAKVRSYAPRMLASFSFQAEGTAAPLVEALGLLREMYAANKRTLPEHVPIGFVRQKWAGQVFRDGEIDRRAYELCVLDELRLALRAGDVWVTGSRKYKDLDAYLLPQGVWQRQLPELSLSLPETFEAFWREIEPKLQGQLLEVEGLLVQGALSSVTVRGRKLKVGKALKAVPDEVEPLERWLSARVPRVKITDLLLEVNAWTRFTGAFLNLHSGKGAERHDHLLTAILADGLNLGLTKMAEASPDPGVTTRRLMYLADWFLRPDSYAAGLAELVNFQSKLPLAALWGDGTTSSSDGQRFPTGGRGKTFGHLNAKYGREPGVLFYTHVSDQYAPFHTKVITANVRDALHVLDGLLYHLSDLKIKEHYTDTAGYTEQVFALCHLLGFRFAPRIRDLGETRLYTPEVGSAYGLLEPLVAQRLNLRLIREHWDELRRLTVSVKAGTVTASLILSKLASYPRQNGLALALRELGRVQRTLFTLEWLRDPDLRRRVLVGLNKGEALHALKRAVAFHRSGEIRDRSFEAQSNRASGLNLVTTAIAVWNTVYLGRAVESLRAEGVDVPDELLAHVSPLSWEHIGLTGDYVWRPEGVPAEGAYRALCE, via the coding sequence TTGGTCCGTTCCTCAGAATCCCTGCTGACCCAGGCCCAGCGCGAGCAGTTCACGCGCTTTCCCCCGCTTGACGAACACCTGCTCTCCCGGTACTACCTGCTCGGTGAGGACGACTTGCGCCTGGTGCGGGAACGGCGGCGGGACTTCAACAGGCTCGGTTTCGCCGTGCAACTCACGGTGCTGCGCCATCTCGGCCGCCCCCTGCGTTCTGGCGAGACTCCGCCGGAAGAGGCCCTGGCTTATCTCGCCGAGCAACTGCGGGTGGACGCTGGGTGTTACGGGCAGTACGCCACCCGCGACCCGACCCGGCACGAACACTTCGCGTCGCTGTGCCAGAGCCTCGGGTACGCGGAGCTGTCACGCCGTCTGAATGACGAGTTGCGGGAGTGGCTGATGCCGCTGGCCGTCGTCACCAACCAGCCCTTTCCTCTGATGAGCGCCCTGATGGACGAGTTGCGACGGAGGAAGGTGCTGGTGCCGCGCTTCAGCGTCCTCGAACGCCTCGTCCACGCGGCGCGCGTCCGGGCTGACCAGCACACCTATGGTCTGCTCAATCTACCGCTGAAGGGCGAGTTGCCCGAGAAGATGGACGCCCTGCTGTCGCCGCAGGACGACGAGCCCATCTCTCGGTTTGCCTGGCTGGGTCGGCCGGTCGGCGCCCCCAAAGCCAAGCATGTCCTCGCCCTGCTTGACCGGCTGGCCTTCGTGCGTACCTTCCCGGTGCAGAGCAACCTGCGCGCCTTCCTGCCGCAAAGCCGCCTGGAGCATCTGGCTGAGGAGGCGAGGCGCCTGAGCGCCTCGCACCTGGGAGATTTCGAGCCGGGGCGGCGGCGGGCGACCCTGATGGCCTACCTTTTTGACCTTTCCGAGACCCTGACCGACGCCGTGCTCGACATGCACGACCGGGTGATGGTGGGGCTACTCAGAGACGGCGAGCGGGAAGCGGCGGAAGTGTTCAGAGAGCAAGGGCCACCACTCGTCAAGCAGTTGGGCACGTTCAAGTCGGTGTGTGCGGCGGTCATCGCTGCGCGTGAGCAGGGCGCTGACCCCTACCAGGCCATCGAGGCGGTCGTGAACTGGCAGCAGCTCGTCGAGACGGTGCGGGAGCGGGAGGTGGTGCGCGCCGAACAGCTCGACCCCCTGCACTGCGCCCTCAAGGGGTACGCCAAGGTTCGGTCCTATGCGCCACGAATGCTCGCGTCCTTCTCCTTCCAGGCTGAGGGGACGGCCGCGCCTCTGGTCGAGGCGCTGGGACTCCTGCGCGAGATGTACGCCGCGAACAAGCGGACGCTGCCGGAACACGTCCCCATCGGGTTCGTGCGACAGAAGTGGGCGGGGCAGGTGTTCCGGGATGGTGAGATCGACCGCCGGGCCTACGAGTTGTGTGTACTGGACGAGTTGCGGCTCGCGTTGCGAGCCGGGGATGTGTGGGTCACCGGGAGCCGCAAGTACAAGGACCTCGACGCTTACCTCTTGCCGCAGGGCGTGTGGCAGCGCCAACTCCCCGAGCTATCGCTGTCCCTACCCGAGACCTTTGAGGCATTCTGGAGGGAGATCGAGCCCAAGCTGCAAGGACAGCTCCTTGAAGTCGAGGGCTTGCTGGTCCAGGGGGCGTTGTCGTCCGTCACGGTCCGGGGCCGCAAGCTGAAGGTCGGGAAGGCGCTGAAGGCCGTCCCCGATGAGGTGGAACCCCTGGAACGCTGGTTGAGCGCGCGGGTCCCGCGCGTGAAGATCACCGACCTGCTGCTGGAGGTCAACGCCTGGACCCGCTTCACGGGCGCCTTCCTGAACCTGCACAGTGGCAAGGGCGCGGAGCGGCACGACCACCTGTTGACGGCCATCCTGGCCGATGGGCTCAACCTGGGCTTGACCAAGATGGCCGAGGCCTCGCCCGATCCGGGCGTAACCACCCGGCGCCTGATGTACCTCGCGGACTGGTTCCTCCGCCCCGACTCCTATGCTGCCGGGCTCGCCGAACTCGTGAACTTCCAGTCGAAGTTGCCCCTGGCGGCCCTGTGGGGTGACGGCACGACCAGCAGTTCCGACGGGCAGCGGTTCCCCACAGGAGGACGTGGAAAGACCTTCGGGCACCTGAACGCGAAGTACGGCCGGGAACCGGGCGTGCTGTTCTACACCCACGTGAGTGACCAATACGCCCCCTTCCACACCAAGGTCATCACCGCCAACGTCCGGGACGCCTTGCATGTGTTGGATGGGCTGCTGTACCACCTGTCGGACCTGAAAATCAAAGAGCACTACACCGATACCGCTGGGTACACCGAGCAGGTCTTCGCGCTGTGCCACCTGCTGGGGTTCCGCTTCGCCCCCAGGATTCGGGACCTGGGCGAGACGCGGCTGTACACGCCGGAGGTCGGCTCTGCTTATGGACTGCTAGAGCCGCTGGTGGCCCAGCGGCTCAACCTGCGGCTGATCCGCGAGCACTGGGATGAATTGCGGCGGCTCACGGTGTCCGTTAAGGCCGGGACAGTCACCGCCTCTCTGATCCTGTCCAAGCTGGCCTCGTACCCCCGCCAGAACGGGCTCGCACTGGCTTTGCGTGAACTCGGCAGGGTGCAACGCACCCTGTTCACCCTGGAGTGGCTGCGCGACCCTGACCTCAGGCGGCGTGTGCTGGTCGGCCTGAATAAAGGCGAAGCCCTGCACGCCCTGAAACGGGCGGTGGCCTTTCACCGGAGTGGGGAGATTCGGGATCGGTCCTTCGAGGCCCAGAGCAATCGCGCCAGCGGCCTGAACCTCGTCACGACCGCCATCGCCGTATGGAACACGGTGTACTTGGGGCGTGCGGTAGAGAGCCTGCGCGCCGAGGGCGTAGATGTACCCGATGAACTGTTGGCTCACGTGTCACCGCTGTCGTGGGAACACATCGGGCTGACCGGCGACTATGTGTGGCGCCCCGAGGGGGTCCCTGCTGAAGGGGCGTATCGGGCACTGTGCGAGTAA
- a CDS encoding type I restriction-modification system subunit M has product MTDQQMNNLGKTLWGIADQLRGAMNADDFRDYMLAFLFLRYLSDNYEAAARRELGGDWPTVEPGGNALQAFYDANPDDIEEFEDLMRRRVHYVIRPESLWSHIAELARQQSPELLTTLRKGFKYIEEESFGNNFAGLFSEINLDSEKLGKNQAERNKKLTTIVGKIAEGLSGFSTDSDLLGDAYEYLIGQFAAGSGKKAGEFYTPQQVSSVLSGIVALDSQDPALGYKKRLGSVLDMTSGSGSLLLNVRRTVEAHGGSIGKIYGQEKNITTYNLARMNMLLHGVKDTEFEIFHGDTLSNDWDIFKDENPARKPQFDAVVANPPFSLRWEPGEATAQDTRFKSYGVAPKSAADFAFLLHGFHYLSQEGTMAIILPHGVLFRGGAEERIRRKLLEDGYIDTIIGLPSNLFYSTGIPVAILVLKKCKKFGDVLVINASEHFGKKKRQNELRPGDITKILDTYRERREEAHYSRRVPLDEIAQNGYNLNITRYVSTDQAQEDIDLGSVHETLSAIEERIQAATAQHNGFLKELGLPPLP; this is encoded by the coding sequence ATGACCGACCAACAGATGAACAACCTCGGCAAGACGCTCTGGGGCATTGCTGACCAGTTGCGCGGGGCCATGAACGCCGACGACTTCCGCGACTACATGCTGGCCTTCTTGTTCCTGCGCTACCTGTCCGACAACTACGAGGCGGCGGCGCGGCGCGAGCTGGGCGGGGACTGGCCCACGGTGGAACCGGGCGGCAATGCCCTGCAAGCCTTCTACGACGCCAACCCGGACGACATAGAGGAGTTCGAGGACCTGATGCGGCGGCGGGTGCATTACGTGATCCGGCCCGAGTCGCTCTGGAGCCACATTGCCGAGTTGGCCCGCCAGCAGAGCCCCGAGCTGCTGACTACCCTCCGCAAAGGCTTCAAGTACATCGAGGAGGAATCCTTCGGCAACAACTTCGCCGGGCTGTTCTCCGAGATCAACTTGGACTCCGAGAAGCTGGGCAAGAACCAGGCCGAGCGCAACAAGAAGCTGACGACCATCGTGGGCAAGATCGCCGAGGGCCTCAGCGGGTTCTCCACCGATTCCGACCTGCTGGGCGACGCCTACGAGTACCTGATCGGGCAGTTCGCGGCGGGGTCGGGCAAGAAGGCGGGCGAGTTCTACACGCCTCAGCAGGTGTCCAGCGTGCTCTCGGGCATCGTGGCGCTCGACAGCCAGGACCCGGCGCTGGGCTACAAGAAGCGGCTGGGGAGCGTGCTGGACATGACCAGCGGCTCCGGCTCGCTGCTGCTCAACGTGCGGCGCACGGTGGAGGCGCACGGCGGCAGCATCGGCAAGATTTACGGCCAGGAAAAGAACATCACGACCTACAACCTCGCCCGCATGAACATGCTGCTGCACGGCGTCAAGGACACCGAGTTCGAGATCTTCCACGGCGACACCCTGAGTAACGACTGGGACATCTTCAAGGACGAGAACCCGGCCAGGAAGCCGCAATTCGACGCGGTGGTCGCCAACCCGCCGTTCAGCCTGCGCTGGGAGCCGGGCGAAGCGACGGCGCAAGACACCCGCTTCAAGAGCTACGGCGTGGCCCCCAAGTCGGCGGCGGATTTTGCCTTCCTGCTGCACGGCTTTCATTACCTCTCGCAAGAAGGCACGATGGCGATCATCCTGCCGCACGGCGTCCTGTTCCGGGGCGGGGCCGAGGAGCGCATCCGCCGCAAGCTGCTGGAAGACGGCTACATCGACACCATCATCGGTCTGCCTTCCAACCTGTTCTATTCCACGGGCATCCCGGTGGCGATTCTGGTGCTGAAGAAGTGCAAGAAGTTCGGTGACGTGCTGGTCATCAACGCCAGTGAGCACTTCGGCAAGAAAAAGCGCCAGAACGAGCTGCGCCCCGGGGACATCACCAAGATTCTGGACACCTACCGGGAACGGCGTGAGGAGGCGCACTACTCGCGCCGGGTGCCGTTGGATGAGATCGCGCAGAACGGTTACAACCTGAACATCACCCGCTATGTCAGCACTGACCAGGCTCAGGAGGACATTGACCTGGGCAGTGTCCACGAGACGCTAAGCGCCATTGAGGAGCGAATTCAGGCGGCTACCGCCCAGCACAACGGGTTCCTAAAGGAACTGGGGCTGCCGCCGCTCCCATAG
- a CDS encoding restriction endonuclease subunit S has translation MTKTTKQVPAPRLRFPGFVGKWEEKKLGELANLLAGATPSTSKKEYWGGDIPWMSSGDIHKKRVRDVQGRITELGYKSASTKMLPINSVLVALAGQGKTRGTVATNAIELCTNQSIAAIMPLEKLNYEFLYSFLDSKYEELRSLSTGEGGRGGLNLGILRDLHIPLPPTLSEQTRIAAALSSLDAIIAAHQSKQAALREHKRGLMAGLFPAEGGRVPRLRFPEFEGAGEWEEKKLGEISDIRTGPFGSVLHQEDYVTEGTPIVTVEHLGEFGLLGDNAPKVSDADKKRLSSYKIITGDIVFSRVGSVDRCSIARPKNDGWLFSGRLLRLRIINEREYTSEFLNQLLKIESSKSKIRNAAVGQTMASLNTEILKRIAFLFPSLPEQTRIAAALSSLDDLIAAQGDHIAALQAFKRGLMQGLFPAASADNHTTQEAAE, from the coding sequence ATGACGAAAACAACCAAGCAAGTGCCCGCGCCCCGGCTGAGGTTTCCGGGGTTTGTTGGGAAGTGGGAAGAGAAGAAGCTGGGGGAGTTAGCGAACCTGCTTGCTGGAGCGACTCCATCAACCTCAAAGAAGGAGTACTGGGGTGGCGATATACCGTGGATGTCTTCAGGAGACATTCATAAGAAACGTGTCCGAGATGTTCAAGGCAGGATAACGGAATTGGGTTATAAATCGGCCAGTACTAAGATGTTGCCTATAAATTCTGTACTCGTTGCATTAGCTGGACAAGGCAAAACACGCGGAACTGTGGCAACCAATGCAATTGAGCTTTGTACGAATCAATCCATCGCGGCAATCATGCCACTTGAGAAACTAAATTATGAGTTTCTGTATTCCTTTTTGGATTCTAAATATGAAGAGTTGCGTTCCTTGTCCACGGGTGAGGGCGGTAGAGGTGGGCTTAACTTGGGGATATTGAGGGACTTACATATTCCCCTCCCCCCAACCCTTTCCGAGCAGACCCGCATCGCCGCCGCCCTTTCCTCCCTGGATGCCATCATCGCGGCCCACCAGAGCAAGCAGGCCGCCCTGCGCGAGCACAAGCGGGGACTGATGGCGGGCCTGTTCCCCGCCGAGGGCGGGCGGGTGCCCCGCCTGCGCTTCCCCGAGTTCGAGGGGGCGGGGGAGTGGGAAGAGAAGAAGCTGGGGGAGATCAGCGATATTAGGACAGGACCATTCGGCTCTGTTTTGCATCAAGAGGACTATGTAACTGAGGGAACACCTATTGTAACGGTTGAGCATTTGGGAGAGTTTGGGCTCTTAGGTGACAATGCGCCCAAAGTTTCTGATGCTGATAAGAAAAGACTCTCTAGTTACAAAATTATAACCGGGGATATAGTATTTAGTCGCGTTGGTTCTGTTGATAGATGTTCAATTGCCCGGCCTAAGAATGACGGTTGGCTTTTCTCTGGCAGGCTTTTGAGGCTTAGAATTATCAACGAAAGAGAATACACATCAGAATTTCTCAATCAGCTCCTCAAGATCGAGTCGAGTAAATCGAAAATCAGGAATGCTGCTGTTGGGCAGACAATGGCTTCTCTAAATACGGAAATCTTGAAGCGTATTGCCTTCCTGTTCCCCTCTCTCCCCGAACAAACCCGCATTGCTGCCGCGCTGTCGTCCCTCGATGACCTCATCGCCGCGCAGGGCGACCACATCGCGGCGCTGCAAGCGTTCAAGCGGGGGCTGATGCAGGGCCTCTTTCCCGCCGCTTCTGCCGACAACCACACGACCCAGGAGGCCGCCGAATGA
- a CDS encoding type II toxin-antitoxin system VapC family toxin, translated as MDTNVISEMSKPQPEPSVARWLASTPLQDVALSVITLGELKRGILAAPNEQRRNKLQHWYDHTFLRLFEGRVLDLTPAVMDEWAWRYQAARTAGNTPASMDSLIAATAAAHGLTVVTRNESDFAPMQVNVLNLWKEK; from the coding sequence GTGGACACCAATGTCATCAGCGAAATGTCTAAGCCGCAGCCTGAACCGTCCGTCGCCCGGTGGCTGGCCTCCACGCCCCTGCAAGACGTGGCCCTGAGCGTCATCACGCTGGGGGAACTCAAGAGGGGCATTCTGGCCGCCCCCAACGAGCAGCGGCGCAACAAGTTGCAGCACTGGTATGACCACACCTTCCTGAGGCTCTTCGAGGGGCGGGTGCTCGATCTCACGCCCGCCGTCATGGACGAGTGGGCCTGGCGCTACCAGGCCGCCCGCACCGCCGGGAACACCCCGGCCAGCATGGATTCCCTCATCGCGGCGACAGCGGCAGCCCACGGCCTGACCGTGGTGACGCGCAATGAAAGCGACTTTGCCCCCATGCAAGTGAATGTCTTGAATCTCTGGAAGGAAAAATGA
- a CDS encoding type I restriction endonuclease subunit R, whose amino-acid sequence MTEAELETQFVAKLQDLKYSYRPDIRTRAALEGNFRQKFDDLNRVTLTDGEFARLLEQVTTPDTFEASKTLRGRHTLLRDDGTPLDYTLVNVRDWCKNTFEVVNQLRMNTHSSHHRYDVLLLLNGVPVVQIELKKRDVSPQVAMRQIVDYKNDPGNGYGNSLLGFVQLFVVSNGGSTHYFANNRPAHFSFNADERYLPLYQWADQDNRKITDLNHFADAFLAKCTLAETVSRYMVLLETEGRLMMMRPYQIYAVKAIVGSIEQGAGNGYIWHTTGSGKTLTSFKASTLLKDNALIDKCIFVVDRKDLDRQTREEFNRFQPGSVEENANTGKLVRRLLSTDKADKVIVTTIQKLGLALSGGGKAEYQGQLDPLRDKRVVFIFDECHRSQFGENHQAIKSFFPNSQLFGFTGTPIFDENARSVQVRGKEASYQTTEDIFQRQLHAYTINHAIEDGNVLKFHVDYYKPEGEDAGKSQMGQGKAAPPPKPAVVAKILHKHDAATAGRRFNALLATASIDDAIAYYDLFTQVQAERQAEDPEFRPLNVTAVFSPPAYVSAEARQIGEDLAQERQDNQVNPEAKKQALERIIADYNARYGTNHSVTEFDAYAQDVQGRIKAQQWPARDVPHAQKLDLVIVVDMLLTGFDSKYLNTLYVDKNLRHHGLIQALSRTNRVLNATKPYGNILDFRGQQGAVDEAIAMFSSGGDAERSREIWLVEEAPAVIEKLQKAVEKVTRFMELHDLPPTPDQVHNLRGDTERVQFIKFFKDVQRYATQLEQYTDLTDGQRGQIAQILPPDDLQAFRGAYLETAQKLKAQQDKPGEPEEVDALDFELVLFASAIIDYDYIMTLLARSSAQETPEQQRQTRDKLLALIGSDAKFMDDRENLREYVQSLPTGVALTEAALWDGYEGFKAERHAAELHAVAETHGLDAQALQTFTATTLERLIFDSVALGELLTPLGLGWKARKRKEEYLMSDLTPLLRRRAEGREIAGLGAYEQ is encoded by the coding sequence ATGACCGAAGCAGAACTCGAAACCCAGTTCGTCGCCAAGTTGCAGGACCTCAAATACAGCTACCGCCCGGACATCCGGACCCGCGCCGCGCTGGAAGGCAATTTCCGGCAGAAGTTCGACGACCTCAACCGCGTCACCCTGACCGACGGCGAGTTTGCCCGGCTGCTGGAGCAGGTCACCACGCCCGACACCTTCGAGGCGTCCAAGACCCTGCGCGGGCGGCACACCCTGCTCCGCGACGACGGCACCCCGCTGGATTACACGCTGGTCAATGTCCGGGACTGGTGCAAGAACACCTTCGAGGTGGTCAACCAGCTCCGCATGAACACCCACAGCAGCCACCACCGCTACGACGTGCTGCTGCTGCTCAATGGCGTGCCGGTCGTGCAGATCGAACTGAAAAAGCGCGACGTGTCCCCGCAGGTCGCCATGCGGCAGATCGTGGACTACAAGAACGACCCCGGGAACGGCTACGGCAATTCCCTGCTGGGCTTCGTGCAGCTGTTCGTGGTCAGCAACGGCGGCAGCACGCACTACTTCGCCAACAACCGCCCGGCGCACTTCAGCTTCAACGCCGATGAGCGCTACCTGCCCCTCTACCAGTGGGCCGACCAGGACAACCGGAAGATCACCGACCTGAACCACTTCGCCGACGCTTTTCTGGCGAAATGCACCCTGGCCGAGACGGTCAGCCGTTACATGGTGCTGCTGGAAACCGAAGGGCGGCTGATGATGATGCGGCCCTACCAGATCTACGCGGTCAAGGCCATCGTGGGCAGCATCGAGCAGGGCGCGGGCAACGGCTACATCTGGCACACCACCGGCAGCGGCAAGACCCTGACCTCGTTCAAGGCGTCCACCCTGCTCAAGGACAATGCCCTCATCGATAAGTGCATTTTCGTGGTGGACCGCAAGGACCTCGACCGCCAGACCCGCGAGGAGTTCAACCGCTTTCAGCCGGGCAGCGTGGAGGAGAACGCCAACACCGGCAAGCTGGTGCGCCGCCTGCTCTCTACGGACAAGGCCGACAAGGTCATCGTGACGACCATCCAGAAGCTGGGCCTGGCCCTGAGCGGCGGCGGCAAGGCCGAGTACCAGGGCCAGCTGGACCCGCTGAGGGACAAGCGCGTCGTGTTCATCTTCGACGAGTGCCACCGCTCGCAGTTCGGCGAAAACCACCAGGCCATCAAGAGCTTTTTCCCCAACTCGCAGCTGTTCGGCTTTACCGGCACGCCCATCTTCGACGAGAACGCCCGCTCTGTGCAGGTGAGGGGGAAAGAGGCGAGCTACCAGACCACCGAGGACATCTTCCAGCGCCAGCTGCACGCCTACACCATCAACCACGCCATCGAGGACGGCAACGTCCTGAAGTTCCATGTGGACTACTACAAGCCCGAAGGCGAGGACGCCGGGAAGAGTCAGATGGGGCAGGGCAAGGCCGCGCCGCCGCCCAAGCCCGCCGTCGTCGCCAAGATTCTGCACAAGCACGACGCGGCCACCGCCGGACGCCGCTTCAATGCCCTGCTCGCCACCGCCTCGATTGACGACGCCATCGCCTATTACGACCTGTTCACGCAGGTGCAGGCTGAGCGCCAGGCCGAAGACCCCGAGTTCCGGCCCCTGAACGTCACCGCCGTGTTCTCGCCGCCCGCCTACGTCAGTGCCGAGGCCAGGCAGATTGGGGAAGACCTCGCGCAGGAAAGGCAGGACAACCAGGTCAACCCCGAGGCGAAGAAGCAGGCGCTGGAACGCATCATCGCGGACTACAACGCCCGCTACGGCACCAACCACAGCGTCACCGAGTTCGACGCCTACGCCCAGGACGTGCAGGGGCGCATCAAGGCCCAGCAGTGGCCCGCCCGCGACGTGCCGCACGCCCAGAAGCTCGACCTGGTAATCGTGGTGGACATGCTGCTCACGGGCTTCGATTCCAAGTATCTGAACACCCTGTACGTGGATAAGAACCTGCGTCACCACGGGCTGATTCAGGCACTGTCGCGCACCAACCGCGTCCTGAACGCCACCAAGCCCTACGGCAATATTCTGGACTTCCGGGGCCAGCAAGGCGCCGTGGACGAGGCCATCGCCATGTTCTCCAGCGGCGGCGACGCCGAGCGCAGCCGCGAAATCTGGCTGGTGGAAGAGGCCCCCGCAGTCATCGAGAAGCTCCAAAAGGCGGTGGAGAAGGTCACCCGGTTCATGGAACTTCACGACCTGCCCCCCACGCCCGACCAGGTGCACAACCTGCGCGGCGACACCGAGCGGGTGCAGTTCATCAAGTTCTTCAAGGACGTGCAGCGCTACGCCACCCAACTGGAGCAGTACACCGACCTCACGGACGGGCAGCGCGGGCAGATCGCCCAGATTCTGCCGCCGGACGACCTGCAAGCCTTCCGGGGGGCCTACCTGGAAACGGCCCAGAAGCTCAAGGCGCAGCAGGACAAGCCCGGCGAGCCCGAAGAGGTGGACGCCCTGGACTTTGAACTGGTGCTGTTCGCCTCGGCCATCATCGATTACGACTACATCATGACCCTGCTGGCCCGCTCCAGCGCCCAGGAAACCCCCGAGCAGCAGCGCCAGACCCGTGACAAGCTCCTGGCCCTGATCGGCTCGGACGCCAAGTTCATGGACGACCGCGAGAACCTGCGCGAGTACGTCCAGAGCCTGCCCACCGGGGTGGCCCTGACCGAGGCGGCCCTGTGGGACGGGTACGAGGGGTTCAAGGCCGAGCGCCACGCCGCCGAGCTGCACGCCGTGGCCGAGACGCACGGCCTGGACGCCCAAGCCCTCCAGACCTTTACCGCGACCACCCTGGAACGCCTGATTTTCGACAGTGTGGCCCTGGGCGAGCTGCTGACCCCGCTGGGCCTGGGCTGGAAGGCCCGCAAGCGTAAGGAAGAATACCTGATGAGCGACCTGACCCCCCTGCTGCGCCGCCGCGCCGAGGGCCGGGAGATTGCCGGACTGGGAGCGTATGAACAGTAA